From Candidatus Cloacimonadota bacterium, a single genomic window includes:
- a CDS encoding DUF362 domain-containing protein, giving the protein MKHPIVQIRAIENYDLPILEDAVKAWFSELKDNKVRRSKRVLIKPNLLGAYPPERAVTTHPMVLEAIIRYFLALKKEVWLGDSPGGSVSVKKVWETCGLQDLADRYPIRLVNLSTEKYRELNYEGTEVKISEALFKCGIVINVAKYKTHSLMSYTGALKNLYGLVPGMVKSEYHRQNPDTRSFARLLLAIYGLCRSKITYNIIDGIMGMDGAGPSAGNPRHFGLLMGSSSIPALDTVASRMMGLKIKDVPYLWDALHMEGIIPSQIQVPHSFLHHSIPGVDTRIVKLSKTGLIYLPKALRYAFKQVYYYYPVVSSRCVRCGVCVRSCPVEAVSWQDNGYPMVNRDKCIKCMCCHELCPTQAIDIHKSFIAQRFTR; this is encoded by the coding sequence ATGAAGCATCCCATAGTACAGATAAGAGCCATAGAAAACTATGATCTGCCCATACTGGAAGATGCTGTAAAGGCTTGGTTTTCAGAACTTAAAGACAATAAAGTACGACGCAGCAAGCGGGTATTGATAAAGCCAAATCTCTTGGGAGCTTATCCGCCGGAGCGCGCCGTAACCACTCACCCGATGGTTCTTGAAGCCATTATCCGCTATTTCCTGGCACTCAAGAAAGAGGTATGGTTGGGAGATAGCCCCGGGGGCTCTGTATCCGTGAAGAAAGTGTGGGAAACCTGTGGTCTGCAGGATCTTGCCGATCGCTATCCCATCCGCTTGGTAAACCTGTCCACAGAAAAGTATCGTGAATTGAACTATGAGGGAACTGAGGTAAAGATCTCCGAAGCACTGTTCAAATGCGGAATCGTGATAAACGTAGCGAAGTACAAAACTCATTCCCTGATGTCTTATACTGGAGCCCTGAAGAATCTTTATGGCTTGGTTCCGGGCATGGTGAAAAGTGAATATCACCGGCAGAATCCGGATACCAGAAGCTTCGCCAGGTTGCTACTTGCCATCTATGGTCTCTGCCGCTCCAAGATCACTTATAATATCATCGACGGCATCATGGGGATGGACGGAGCAGGACCATCGGCGGGGAATCCCAGGCATTTTGGACTTTTGATGGGTTCATCCAGCATTCCGGCGCTGGATACGGTGGCCTCACGCATGATGGGGCTCAAAATCAAAGACGTGCCCTATCTCTGGGATGCTCTGCATATGGAGGGCATCATCCCTTCGCAGATCCAAGTTCCACATAGCTTTTTGCATCACTCAATTCCCGGTGTGGATACCCGCATAGTGAAGCTTAGTAAAACCGGTTTAATCTACTTGCCCAAAGCACTACGCTATGCTTTTAAACAAGTATATTACTACTATCCGGTGGTTAGCTCGCGTTGTGTGCGTTGTGGTGTATGCGTGCGCAGTTGTCCGGTGGAGGCTGTTTCCTGGCAGGACAACGGCTATCCCATGGTGAATAGAGATAAATGTATCAAGTGCATGTGTTGTCATGAACTCTGCCCCACACAAGCCATAGATATTCACAAATCTTTTATTGCACAGAGGTTTACACGATGA
- a CDS encoding septum formation initiator family protein yields MKVKSRESPRILSYLYAIAIVLLILWILVLGRNSFWNTYQLKRQVEGLEKEAEFLKAVNDSLARENMRLKTDPEAAEKAAREQFGLTKPGEKVFRFVPSKENER; encoded by the coding sequence ATGAAAGTGAAGTCCAGGGAAAGTCCCCGGATTTTGTCCTATCTTTACGCAATCGCCATAGTGCTCCTCATACTCTGGATCTTGGTGCTAGGCAGAAACAGCTTCTGGAATACCTACCAGTTGAAGCGCCAAGTGGAAGGTTTGGAGAAAGAAGCTGAATTTCTGAAAGCGGTAAACGACTCTCTGGCCAGAGAAAACATGCGCTTGAAGACGGATCCGGAGGCTGCCGAAAAAGCAGCCCGGGAACAGTTTGGCCTTACGAAACCGGGTGAGAAGGTCTTTAGATTTGTCCCATCTAAAGAGAATGAACGATGA
- a CDS encoding GGDEF domain-containing protein, with product MKLPYDIPEMSEIKPRAVAELQRLAGELFDKDSSNLEDNIESLVNLTVQHLNMIEDPQRFIAIIAVFFDACFKALSKPRKNHDSELYKFFVIMNHLPVLEQSPFYGQILEILSHYFNKNASVIKLFDKLQLLYLFVEIKHFDAAAALATELEQEITEEHLSFYTLYQICRFKIMDAFSNVEAKIRILLKLTTHIFRNEGEECALFLMGRWISSLDILRPTPYYRALLNNLYAIVKSHQNVNSAIVGYELFSMDDRMTLPEAKMQLLNELMSLKESMLNAEQLHALHFFAGNYVSGRNENFRDSIQSFKSSNYYLYKCWERLIGISKYLRMHVSNRDYKVCIGYMDKLYLDLSHQTSMRNNSYVENMQANFDRIDELYRELGELSLRDTLTGLRNRRYMENNLIQIVALAFRHKATVSFAMMDIDFFKKVNDIYGHAAGDLVLQELGKMLGKAFRKSDIIIRYGGEEFLVVLFDIMPDKCLAMMEELRTEIEASTFKYQRHKIKITISIGLACNLMYSATEFNDLMQYVKHADKALYVAKENGRNRVEVYMPEKNPA from the coding sequence ATGAAATTGCCCTACGATATCCCTGAAATGAGCGAGATTAAGCCCCGGGCTGTCGCGGAGCTTCAACGTTTAGCCGGCGAACTCTTCGATAAAGACTCCTCCAACCTCGAAGATAACATTGAAAGCCTGGTGAATCTAACAGTACAGCATCTCAACATGATCGAGGATCCCCAGCGCTTTATAGCAATTATTGCAGTATTCTTCGATGCCTGTTTTAAAGCTTTGAGCAAACCGCGCAAGAACCATGATAGTGAGCTCTACAAGTTCTTTGTGATCATGAATCATCTGCCTGTGCTGGAACAATCTCCCTTCTATGGGCAGATCCTGGAGATACTCTCACATTACTTTAATAAAAATGCATCAGTGATCAAGCTGTTTGATAAGCTGCAACTCCTCTATCTGTTTGTGGAAATTAAGCACTTCGATGCCGCCGCTGCTCTGGCCACGGAATTGGAGCAGGAGATTACCGAAGAACATCTCAGTTTCTACACTCTATATCAGATATGCCGTTTCAAGATCATGGATGCATTCAGCAATGTGGAAGCCAAAATCAGGATCCTCTTGAAACTCACTACTCATATTTTCCGCAATGAAGGTGAAGAGTGCGCTTTATTCCTGATGGGCCGTTGGATTAGCTCACTGGACATTCTGAGGCCTACTCCATATTATCGGGCTCTGTTGAACAACCTCTATGCGATTGTAAAGAGTCATCAGAACGTGAATAGCGCCATCGTGGGTTACGAACTGTTTTCCATGGACGACAGGATGACTTTGCCGGAAGCGAAGATGCAGCTTTTAAACGAGCTTATGTCCCTCAAAGAGAGTATGCTGAATGCGGAGCAACTGCATGCGCTGCATTTCTTTGCCGGCAACTATGTGAGCGGCAGGAATGAAAATTTCAGGGATAGCATCCAGAGCTTCAAATCGTCAAACTACTATCTGTATAAATGCTGGGAGCGTCTGATTGGCATATCGAAATACCTGAGGATGCATGTAAGCAATCGTGACTACAAAGTGTGTATCGGCTATATGGATAAACTCTATCTGGATCTCAGTCACCAGACCAGTATGCGAAACAACAGCTATGTGGAAAACATGCAGGCAAATTTCGACCGGATTGACGAGCTATACCGGGAGCTGGGCGAGCTCTCTCTCAGAGATACTCTAACCGGTTTGCGTAATAGACGATACATGGAAAACAACCTGATTCAGATCGTTGCGCTGGCTTTCAGGCATAAAGCTACGGTTAGTTTTGCTATGATGGATATAGACTTCTTCAAGAAGGTAAACGATATCTATGGGCATGCTGCCGGGGATCTTGTCCTGCAGGAATTGGGGAAGATGTTGGGCAAAGCCTTCCGCAAGAGTGATATAATCATCCGCTACGGAGGTGAAGAGTTTCTCGTGGTGCTGTTTGATATTATGCCCGATAAGTGCTTGGCTATGATGGAGGAATTGCGGACTGAGATAGAAGCAAGTACCTTCAAGTATCAAAGACACAAAATAAAGATAACGATTAGCATAGGCCTGGCCTGCAATTTGATGTATTCTGCTACTGAATTCAATGACCTCATGCAATATGTGAAGCATGCCGATAAAGCCTTGTATGTAGCCAAAGAGAACGGGCGTAACCGGGTCGAAGTGTATATGCCCGAGAAAAATCCTGCTTGA